Genomic segment of Tomitella fengzijianii:
GTACCTCATGCAGAACCTGCCGCAGGAGCGCCTGTCCATCGCCGTGGTCGCGGCCGCCGCGATGGAGCAGGTGCTCCAGGAGACCATCGAGTACTGCCGCGACCGCAAGGCCTTCGGCCGGTCCATCGGCTCGTTCCAGAACTCCCGGTTCGTCATGGCCGAGCTGGCCACCGAGACCAAGATCGCCCGGGTGTTCGTCGACCAGTGCATCGAGGCACTGAACCGCGGCGAGCTCACCATCGAGGAGGCCGCGATGGCCAAGTGGTGGACCACCGAGAAGCAGGTGGCGCTGATCGACCGCTGCCTGCAGATGCACGGCGGCTACGGATACATGCGCGAATACCCGGTGGCCAAGGCGTTCATGGACTCCCGCGTGCAGACCATCTACGGCGGCACCACCGAGATCATGAAGGAGATCATCGGCCGCGGGTTGGGGATGTGACCTTGCCTCAGGATTCGTCACCGCCTCAGGATTCGTCACCGACTCGGGATTCGCAGTCCGGCGGGCCGCTGACCGGCCTGCGCGTGCTGGAGCTCGGCGGCATCGGACCGGGCCCGCACGCGGCGATGATGCTGGGGGACCTGGGCGCGGACGTGGTGCGCGTGCGCCGCCCCGGCGGCCTGGTGCTGCCCCCGGAGGACCGCGATGTGCTGCTGCGCGGGCGCCGCCTCGTCGACCTCGACATCAAGACGCAGCGCGACGAGCTGTTGGACCTGGTAGAGCGCGCCGACGTGCTCATCGAGGGGTTCCGGCCGGGCGTGTGCGAGCGGCTGGGTATCGGCCCCGACGACTGCGCGCAGCGCAATCCCCGCCTGATCTACGCGCGGATGACCGGGTGGGGCCAGGACGGGCCGATGGCACAGCGCGCCGGGCACGACATCAACTATCTTTCGATGACGGGCATGCTTTCCACCATCGGTCGGCGCGGCCAGCCGCCCGTGCCGCCCCTGAACCTGGCCGCCGACTTCGGCGGTGGGTCGATGTTCCTGGTGACCGGCGTGCTGGCCGCCCTGTTCGAGCGGCAGAGCTCGGGCCGCGGGCAGGTGGTGGACGCCGCCATGGTGGACGGGGTCAGCGCACTGGGCGCGATGCCGTGGTCGTTCCGCGCGTCGGGGATGTGGCAGGACGATCGCGAGTCCAACCTGCTCGACGGCGGTGCGCCGTTCTACCGCGTCTACGAGTGCGCCGACGGCGGATGCATGGCGGTGGGGGCGATCGAACCGCAGTTCTACGCGCTGCTGCTCGAGGGGCTCGAGCTGTCCGCGGACGACCTGCCGATGCAGATCGACCAGTCGCGGTGGCCGGAGCTGCGCGCGTTGTTCGCGGAGCGGTTCGCCACGCGGACGCGCGACGAGTGGACCAAGGTGTTCGCCGACGTCGACGCGTGCGTGACCCCGGTGCTGAGCATGGCCGAGGCGCCGGACTCCGAACACCTCGCGGCGCGGGGGACGCTCGTGCGCAGCGGGCCGGACGGCGCGCCGCAACCGGCGCCGGCGCCGCGTTTCTCGCGGACGCCCGCGGCGGTCGCGGGCGTGCGGCCGCAGGGCTCGACGCCGCTGGAACAGATCGGGTGGGACGCCTAGCTTGACCGCCCACACTTCGGCCGGAGTCCGGGCCGTGGGGTCACCCCCGCAGCCCGGACAGGCGTCGCGCCCCCTCGGCCAGCACCTCGTCGCGCTTGCAGAACGCGAAGCGCACCAGGTGCCGCCAGGGGCCGGGGTCGTCGGTGAACGGCGCCATCGGCACCGCGGCAACGCCCACCTGCTCCGGCATCGCGCGGCACAATCGCGCGCCGTCGTCGTAGCCGAGCGGGCGCGGGTCGGCCAGCAGGAAGTACGTGCCGGCGCAGTCGTGCACCCCGAACCCCGCCGTGCGCAGCGCGTCCGAGAGGAAGTCCCGCTTCGTCTGCAGTTCCGCCCGGTTGCGGTGGATCCACTCCTGCTCGGTGCGCAGCGCCAGCTCCACCGCGGGTTGGAACGGGGTGCCGCCGACGTAGCTGAGGAACTGCTTGGCGGCGCGGGCGGCGGCCACCAGCTCCGCGGGGCCGCACACCCAGCCCGTCTTCCAGCCGGTGACGTTGAACGTCTTGGCGGCCGACGACACCGTGAGGGTGCGGTCGCCGAGTCCGTCGACGGCGCACAGCGGCACGTGCGGCCCGGCGGCGTCGTCGTACACGAGGTGCTCGTAGACCTCGTCGGAGAGCACCAGCACGTCGTGCTTCCCGGCGACTTCCGCGATGACGGCGCGGTCGGCGGCGTCGAAGACCGTTCCGGTGGGATTGTGCGGCGTGTTGACGATGAGCATCCGCGTCGCATCGGACACGGCCGCCCGCAGTCCGTCGTGATCGAGCCCGAAACCGCCGCCGCGCGGGACCAGCGGCACCGTCCTGCGCACACCCCCGGCGAGCGATATTACCGCCGAGTAGGAGTCGTAGTACGGTTCGATCAGGACCACCTCGTCACCGGGTTCCACCAGGCCCAGGACCGCGCCGGCGATCCCCTCGGTGGCGCCTACGGTGATGAGGACCTCGGTGTCGGGGTCGGTTTCGAGCTCGTAGCGGGCGCGGCGGTCCTCGGCGACGGCGGCGCGCAGGCCGGGCATGCCGATGCCCGGTGCGTACTGGTTGAGCCCGTCGGCGATTGCCGCGCGAGCGGCGTCGAGCATCGCGGGCGGGCCGTCGGTGTCCGGGAAGCCCTGGCCCAGGTTGACGGCGTCGTACCGGGTGGCCAGCGCGGTCATCTCGGCGAAGATCGTGGCGCCGTATGGCCGCAGCCGCCGGACGGTGGGGACGGGGCTGGTCGAGTTCGGGGCGGGTGCCGGCATGGCCCCCACACTAGCCGCGCGCGGTGGCCG
This window contains:
- a CDS encoding pyridoxal phosphate-dependent aminotransferase → MPAPAPNSTSPVPTVRRLRPYGATIFAEMTALATRYDAVNLGQGFPDTDGPPAMLDAARAAIADGLNQYAPGIGMPGLRAAVAEDRRARYELETDPDTEVLITVGATEGIAGAVLGLVEPGDEVVLIEPYYDSYSAVISLAGGVRRTVPLVPRGGGFGLDHDGLRAAVSDATRMLIVNTPHNPTGTVFDAADRAVIAEVAGKHDVLVLSDEVYEHLVYDDAAGPHVPLCAVDGLGDRTLTVSSAAKTFNVTGWKTGWVCGPAELVAAARAAKQFLSYVGGTPFQPAVELALRTEQEWIHRNRAELQTKRDFLSDALRTAGFGVHDCAGTYFLLADPRPLGYDDGARLCRAMPEQVGVAAVPMAPFTDDPGPWRHLVRFAFCKRDEVLAEGARRLSGLRG
- a CDS encoding CaiB/BaiF CoA transferase family protein; protein product: MPQDSSPPQDSSPTRDSQSGGPLTGLRVLELGGIGPGPHAAMMLGDLGADVVRVRRPGGLVLPPEDRDVLLRGRRLVDLDIKTQRDELLDLVERADVLIEGFRPGVCERLGIGPDDCAQRNPRLIYARMTGWGQDGPMAQRAGHDINYLSMTGMLSTIGRRGQPPVPPLNLAADFGGGSMFLVTGVLAALFERQSSGRGQVVDAAMVDGVSALGAMPWSFRASGMWQDDRESNLLDGGAPFYRVYECADGGCMAVGAIEPQFYALLLEGLELSADDLPMQIDQSRWPELRALFAERFATRTRDEWTKVFADVDACVTPVLSMAEAPDSEHLAARGTLVRSGPDGAPQPAPAPRFSRTPAAVAGVRPQGSTPLEQIGWDA